From Treponema sp. OMZ 787:
AGCATTAAAAGAACATGTTTCTAAGGGATTGGAGCTTAAAGCCGACAGCAAAACAGCCGGCGGATTTAGGATCGGTACTAAGGATGGAGCCGCCTATTATGACTTTTCGGCAGAAGCCGTTGCAGACTTATTCTCGTCATACCTCAGCCCCAAAACAGCTGAAATCTTAAAAAATGCGGCAAAGGAGCTGTAAAAGGTGGCATCTTATTATTATTTGACGGCTCAACTGCCTTCAATTTTTCCTAATCTCCAGCCTCCTATGAGCTTTAAGGCTTTTAAAGAACTTGCCCTACGCTCTCTTTCAGAAAAGGATGCTCAAATTTTGGAAACACTCTCTCTTGAACCGCCTAGAGAAGATATAAGCACCGGCTCGGCCTATTTGGATAAGTGGTACGAGTTTGAACGCTCCCTCAGAATAGCTCTTGAGCAGGTGCGTTCGGCAAAGCTAAAATGGGAAGTTCCTATTTCCTATGATGAAAGAGTCTTGCTTTCGTCGG
This genomic window contains:
- a CDS encoding DUF2764 family protein — its product is MASYYYLTAQLPSIFPNLQPPMSFKAFKELALRSLSEKDAQILETLSLEPPREDISTGSAYLDKWYEFERSLRIALEQVRSAKLKWEVPISYDERVLLSSAFTPVQIARTAASIQNPLEAENFLDNARFQAADTVRGAEVFSSDGIFSYAIKLLLRERASKFDTGKGKEEYSSLYNSILDEEK